A region from the Longimicrobium sp. genome encodes:
- a CDS encoding HEAT repeat domain-containing protein: MSAETLVNQGFGPISRERAERAFASGDPQEILRALLRLSLHGPDFEEAESLALDYARHPNLWVRCNAATALGHIARVHGKLDLARVLPVLLEQMADPEVRPYAEDALDDIDNYLKVDPRKPRRIGGKRFTYDPERRALRVSGKGGKAYEYSEVTPQEFIRLFLRDPARDEPAEDEIATHERRLLRSA, encoded by the coding sequence GTGAGCGCGGAGACGCTGGTCAACCAGGGATTCGGACCGATCTCGCGGGAGAGGGCGGAGCGTGCTTTCGCTTCGGGTGATCCTCAGGAAATCCTGCGTGCGCTGCTGCGGCTTTCGCTGCACGGCCCCGATTTCGAGGAGGCGGAGAGCCTCGCGCTCGACTACGCGCGCCACCCGAACCTGTGGGTCCGCTGCAACGCCGCGACTGCGCTGGGCCACATCGCGCGCGTCCACGGCAAGCTGGACCTGGCGCGCGTGCTCCCGGTGCTGCTCGAGCAGATGGCGGACCCCGAGGTGCGGCCCTATGCCGAAGACGCGCTGGACGACATCGACAACTACCTTAAGGTCGATCCGCGCAAGCCCAGGCGCATCGGCGGGAAGCGGTTCACCTACGACCCCGAACGGCGCGCGCTCAGGGTTTCTGGGAAGGGCGGCAAGGCGTACGAGTATTCCGAAGTCACCCCGCAGGAGTTCATTCGCCTGTTCCTGCGCGACCCCGCGCGCGACGAGCCGGCCGAGGACGAGATCGCCACGCACGAGCGCCGCCTGCTGCGCTCGGCCTGA
- a CDS encoding HAD-IA family hydrolase → MTALTPIRAVLYDFDGTLADSTELIMRCYRHTMRTHLGECPPDEEWLRGFGTPLDVQLARFARTPGEASAMLDTYRDYQLQHHDDLLRPFPGAAETVAELARRGVALAIVTSKYRRATIRGMDLCGITEHFGLIVTPEDVANPKPHPDPVLFALARLGVAPAEALFVGDSPHDLAAGRAAGTRTAAALWGPFPREALERERPDALLTRQEDVLELVG, encoded by the coding sequence TTGACCGCCCTGACCCCCATCCGCGCCGTACTCTACGACTTCGACGGGACGCTGGCCGACAGCACCGAGCTGATCATGCGGTGCTACCGCCACACCATGCGCACGCACCTGGGCGAGTGCCCGCCCGACGAGGAGTGGCTGCGCGGCTTCGGCACGCCGCTCGACGTGCAGCTGGCCCGCTTCGCCCGCACGCCCGGCGAGGCGTCCGCCATGCTGGACACCTACCGCGACTACCAGCTCCAGCACCACGACGACCTGCTGCGCCCCTTCCCCGGCGCCGCCGAGACGGTGGCCGAGCTGGCCCGCCGCGGCGTCGCGCTCGCCATCGTCACCAGCAAGTACCGCCGCGCGACGATCCGGGGGATGGACCTCTGCGGCATCACGGAGCACTTCGGCCTGATCGTCACCCCCGAGGACGTGGCGAACCCCAAGCCGCACCCCGACCCGGTGCTCTTCGCGCTCGCCAGGCTGGGCGTCGCCCCCGCGGAGGCGCTCTTCGTGGGCGACTCGCCGCACGACCTGGCCGCCGGCCGCGCCGCCGGCACCCGCACCGCCGCCGCGCTCTGGGGCCCCTTTCCCCGCGAGGCGCTGGAGCGCGAGCGCCCCGACGCCCTGCTCA
- a CDS encoding HAD hydrolase-like protein, with amino-acid sequence MTAPTPIRAVLYDFDGTLADGTELIMRCYRHTMRTHLGECPPDEECCVASGPVILTLLDLS; translated from the coding sequence TTGACCGCCCCGACCCCCATCCGCGCCGTACTCTACGACTTCGACGGGACGCTGGCGGACGGCACCGAGCTGATCATGCGGTGCTACCGCCACACCATGCGCACGCACCTGGGCGAGTGCCCGCCCGACGAGGAGTGCTGCGTGGCTTCGGGACCTGTAATCTTGACACTTCTGGACCTTTCGTGA